In Pseudophryne corroboree isolate aPseCor3 chromosome 7, aPseCor3.hap2, whole genome shotgun sequence, a single window of DNA contains:
- the LOC134943513 gene encoding olfactory receptor 13C2-like translates to MPWINNTNKMEFILLGLSSQPRTQVFLFIVFLLVYMFTLIGNISIIILILSDVSLHTPMYFFLGNLSFLDLCYSSSTVPRMLKVLMSVKKTISYAECATQMYVSLSLGENECVLLVIMAYDRYVAICYPLHYTTIMSKMVCIRLAIGTWICGFLHSILHVSLTLSVDHCGNNKINHFMCEVLEILSLGCGNILIMEFIIFVAGVIVLMAPITFIVTSYVQIIVSILKVASSSGQQKAFSTCVSHMMVVTIFYGTAMAAYMKPRSSSLPGTDKLIGVFYFIVTPMVNPMIYALRNNDVKSVFFLI, encoded by the coding sequence ATGCCTTGGATTAATAACACAAATAAAATGGAATTTATTCTTCTTGGACTTTCCAGTCAGCCCAGGACACAAGTTTTTCTTTTCATTGTCTTCCTGCTTGTATATATGTTCACATTAATTGGAAACATTTCCATCATTATTCTAATCCTGTCTGATGTCAGCCTTCACACACCTATGTATTTCTTCCTTGGCAACCTCTCGTTTCTGGATCTCTGCTATTCATCTTCCACTGTGCCGAGGATGTTGAAAGTTTTGATGTCAGTAAAGAAAACTATCTCTTATGCTGAGTGTGCAACACAAATGTATGTTTCTCTCTCCTTAGGGGAAAATGAGTGTGTTCTGCTTGTTATTATGGCTTATGATCGTTATGTAGCTATATGTTATCCACTACATTATACTACAATCATGAGTAAGATGGTTTGCATCAGACTAGCCATCGGTACATGGATATGTGGGTTTCTTCACTCTATTCTCCACGTTTCACTTACACTCAGCGTAGATCATTGTGGTAACAATAAAATAAATCATTTTATGTGTGAAGTGCTAGAAATATTATCACTGGGTTGTGGAAACATTTTGATTATGGAATTTATTATTTTTGTTGCTGGGGTGATTGTTCTCATGGCACCAATCACATTTATTGTAACATCTTATGTTCAAATCATTGTAAGTATCTTAAAAGTAGCATCTTCATCTGGGCAGCAGAAAGCTTTCTCTACCTGTGTCTCTCACATGATGGTTGTGACAATATTTTATGGCACAGCTATGGCTGCCTACATGAAACCTAGGTCGAGCTCTCTACCAGGAACAGACAAATTAAttggtgttttttattttattgttacgCCAATGGTAAACCCAATGATTTATGCACTAAGGAATAATGATGtaaaatcagttttttttttaatttag